GAATAATAAAGAACGCCCCACACTTGGGGCGTTTTTTTACATCTGTGGTTCAGTCGGTGGCGTCACTTCTGGCGCTTGAACACTACGATTCTCAAGCTCAGTCAAACGCTGTTCAAGCAAAGCGAGTTTCTCACGAGTGCGCAGCAGCACTTGAGTTTGTACATCAAACTCTTCACGGCTGACCAGATCCAAACGGGTTAACTGCGACTGTAAAACCTGGCGAACTTTCTTTTCAACATCATCCCCGAATTCACGAATCCCTTTCGGCATTGACTCGTGAACCTGGCGAGCGATCTGTTCAATTTTTTTCGGGTCAATCATAGCGGCTTCCATAATGTTACGGGATTGGTATGCCCTAATTGTAATGCCTGAGTGACGCCTTAGAAACCCGAAATGTTCTAAGGTTTGGCGTTGCCAGAGAAAATCATCGGCGTTATAGTAAGTCTGCTTATTCTCAGGGCGGGGTGTAACTCCCCACCGGCGGTAAATCAGCGAACGCTGAAAGCCCGCGAGCGCTCCAGAGCAATCTGGAGGTCAGCAGATCCGGTGTAATTCCGGGGCCGACGGTTATAGTCCGGATGGGAGAGAGTAACGACTAAGCTCAAGCTTTTATCAGCCTGCTCACGTTATTTTTATAGCTCCTAA
This genomic window from Buttiauxella gaviniae contains:
- the ubiK gene encoding ubiquinone biosynthesis accessory factor UbiK produces the protein MIDPKKIEQIARQVHESMPKGIREFGDDVEKKVRQVLQSQLTRLDLVSREEFDVQTQVLLRTREKLALLEQRLTELENRSVQAPEVTPPTEPQM